Below is a genomic region from Actinoallomurus bryophytorum.
TGGTCATGACAGCGATCCTGCCAGGGCCCGATCACCCCGTCTGTGTCCGGGGTGCCGCGGCCATGGCGGCCCCGACGATCCCGGCGGCGTTGTGCAGTTCGGCGGGAACGACGGTGGCGCGCACGTCCTTCAGGTGCGGCAGGAAGTGCTCGGCGTGCCGGCTGACGCCGCCGCCCACGATGATCAGCGACGGCCACACCAGGTCCTCGATGCGGTGGAGGTACTCATCGAGCTTTTCGGCCCACTTCGACCAGCTCCACTCGTGTACCTCTCGTGCGTGCGCGGAGGCCCGCTCCTCGGCGTCCTTGCCACGGATCTCGATGTGCCCCAGCTCGGTGTTGGGCACCAGCCTGCCCTCGGTGAACAGCGCGGTGCCGATACCGGTGCCGAGCGTGACGAGGAGCACGGTGTCCTGCCGGCCGCGCCCGGCGCCGTGCGTCATCTCCGCGACGCCCGCGGCGTCCGCGTCGTTCAGCAGCGTGATCGGCACGCCGCTCTCCTTCGCGAACAGGTCGCGCGCCTGCAGGCCGCGCCACTCGTCGCTGAGGTTGGCGGCGCTGTGGGTGACGCCGTCGATGACGACGCCGGGGAAGGTCACGCCGACCGGCCCGTCCCAGTCGAAGTGACGCACAATGCCCGCGACGGCCTTGGCGACCTCACGAGGCTCGGCGGGCGCCGGTGTGTCCACCTTCAGCCGGTCACGGGTGAACTCGCCGGTCTGGACCTCCACGGGCGCGCCCTTGATGCCGCTGCCGCCGATGTCGATGCCGAGTATCTCCATATGTCATGCGTACACCACGAGACGCCTCCGCGCCCGCACCGGATTCGTCCGGTACGTGACAGACGACTTTTCTGGATGCCGCAGATGAGGGTGAGAGCTCCTGGCTGGTACGGCACGATGGAGTCATGGACGCGAGTCAGGTCACGGCCCTGCGCGGGTTGCTGTCGGCGACCGGCTGGCCGGAGCGCACGCAGGACTTCGCCCGCGCCCTGCGCGCCTCCGCCAAGGTGCCGGGGAGCCTGCTGCTGTTCGGGCCGCCCGACGACGAGCCGTGGCATCTGGCCGCCCACCTCGACGACGAGAGCCGTCTCAACTCGCTGCCGGAGATCTCCCCCACGCTCGTGCGCTGGGCACCGCCGCCCGGCGCCCCCTCCCACCTGCGGATCGGGCTCGACCGGCTGGAGGCGGCGCGGCGCGGTGAGTCGCTGCTCGTGGTCTCGGAGGAGGCCGCTCCGGAGGGGCTCCTGGAGCGGGTCGACGACGCGCGCCGGGTCGGCGCCACGATCTTCACGATGGACGGCGACGACCACGAGCTGCGCGGGCTGGCACACGAGTCGCTGAGCGTCCCGTCGAGCGACACACTGGTCTCCTTCGACGCCGCCCAGCACCTCGTCAGCGCGGCGGCCGGCGAGCCGCGGTCGAGGCGCGGCCTGCGCGACCGGCTGGCCGACCTCCTCGACACGATCACCGGCCCGCCGGCCGGCTGACTACCGCGCGCCGTCAGTCGTCGTTCTTGGACTCCCAATCCTCGTTGCGCTCCTTGGCACGCTGCAGGGCGTTCGTGGCCTCGTTCTCGCTGTCGTACGGACCCATCCGGTCACGGTCCGGACACCCTGGGCCCTGCTCGACCCGCTTGTGCTTGAGGCAGTAGAACCACTTGCCGTCGTCGCTCATCGCCGTCTCCTGATCATGTTGTCATCGTGCCCGTAGGGGCCAACTACACTCCAACACCATGACGACGCAACTCCGGCCCGGCCACGTCTCACCGATCCGCAGTGTTCCCGCGGAGATTCCGCGGCCGGAGTACGTCGGCAAGAAGTTCCCCCGCACCGGTGAGCCCGACGTCAAGACGCCGGAGATCATCGAGAGGATGCGGGTGGCCGGCCGGATCGCGGCACAGGCGATGGCCGAGGTCGCCAAGAACATCACCCCCGGTGTCACCACCGACGAGCTGGACCGCATCGGCCACGAGTACATGCTCGACCACGGCGCCTATCCCTCCACGCTCGGCTACCGCGGCTTCCCCAAGTCGCTGTGCACCTCGCTGAACGAGGTGATCTGCCACGGCATCCCCGACGACACGGTCGTACGCGACGGCGACATCATCAACATCGACATCACCGCGTTCAAGGACGGCGTGCACGGCGACACCGACGCGACATACCTGGTCGGCGACGTGGACGAGGAGTCGCGGCTGCTCGTCGAGCGCACCCGCGAGACACTCGCGCGCGCCATCAAGGCGGTGCGCCCCGGCCGGCGGCTCAACGTCATCGGCCGGGTCATCGAGTCCTACGCCAAGCGGTTCGGGTACGGCGTGGTCCGCGACTTCACCGGCCATGGCATCGGCACGACCTTCCACTCCGGCCTGATCGTGCCGCACTACGACGACGCCGGCGCCGCGACCCTCATCGAGCCGGGCATGACGTTCACCATCGAGCCGATGCTCACGCTCGGCACGATCGAGTACGACATCTGGCCGGACAACTGGACGGTCGTGACGAAGGACCGCAAGCGGACCGCGCAGTTCGAGCACACGCTCCTGGTCACCGACGACGGCGCGGAGATCCTCACCCTGCCGTGAGATAACGGGCGCCGCGGCGGGTACGTACCGCGCCGTGGCGGACAGGCTGGGCACTTACCGGAGCAAGCGCGACAGCCGCCGTACGCCCGAGCCGGTCCCCGAGCAGGGCCCGCTCCCCGAGGGCCGCGACGACACGTTCGTGATCCAGGAGCACCACGCGCGGCGGCTCCACTGGGACTTCCGCCTCGAACGCGACGGCGTGCTCGTCTCGTGGGCGCTTCCCAAGGGTGTGCCGGACGACCCGAAGACCAACCACCTCGCCGTGCACACCGAGGACCACCCGCTGGAGTACGCCTCCTTCGCCGGCGAGATCCCCGCGGGCGAGTACGGCGGCGGCCAGGTGAAGATCTGGGACCGCGGGACGTACGAGACCGAGAAGTGGGCCGAGCGCGAGGTCAAGATCGTGCTGCACGGCGAGCGCGTCTCCGGGCGCTACGTGCTGTTCCCCACCAAGGGCAAGAACTGGATCATCCACCGGATGGACCCGCCGGTCTCCCCCGACGCCGACCCGATGCCCGGCGACGTACGCCCGGTGCTACCCGCCGAACGCAAACGCCTGCCGCAGCGTAAGGACGAGTACGGCTATGAGTTCGCCTGGGGCGGGCGCCGCCTGATCATGTACGCCGACCGCGGGCCGGCACAGGCGCGCGACGTGAACGGCGACCAGGCCCGCGCGCCCCGGGGCCTCGGCGAGGCGCTCGGGTCCCGCCGCGCGGTACTCGACGGCGAGATGACCGGCACGGGTGCCGACGAGACGTACATGATCTTCGATCTGCTGTACCTGGACGGGCGCGCGCTGTTCGACGAGCCCTACGAACGGCGCCGCGAGCTCCTGGGTGAGCTGGGGCTCTCCGGACCGCGCTGGCAGACCGCCCCGTCGTTCGACGACGGCGGCGCGGTCCGCGAGGCCGCACGCGAACAGGGTCTGCCCGGCATCGTCGCCAAGCGTCTCGACGCCCCGTATGACCAGGCCAAGGCCGACTGGCGCCTGATCGCCGTCTGAGTCCTGCTGACCGACGGTAAACGCGCGGATCTTCTCCGGCGCGTCGCGCGGTGTTGAAGGCCCCCGGTTGGTTAAAGTCCCGCGCGTGGCATTTAAGCGGGTAAAGCGAGTGATGTACGGATGATGGGGCATACCCACGCCCTTGCGGGGGCTGTCGCGTGGCTGGGGCTGGTGCCCGCGCT
It encodes:
- the ppgK gene encoding polyphosphate--glucose phosphotransferase; this translates as MEILGIDIGGSGIKGAPVEVQTGEFTRDRLKVDTPAPAEPREVAKAVAGIVRHFDWDGPVGVTFPGVVIDGVTHSAANLSDEWRGLQARDLFAKESGVPITLLNDADAAGVAEMTHGAGRGRQDTVLLVTLGTGIGTALFTEGRLVPNTELGHIEIRGKDAEERASAHAREVHEWSWSKWAEKLDEYLHRIEDLVWPSLIIVGGGVSRHAEHFLPHLKDVRATVVPAELHNAAGIVGAAMAAAPRTQTG
- a CDS encoding DNA polymerase ligase N-terminal domain-containing protein, whose amino-acid sequence is MADRLGTYRSKRDSRRTPEPVPEQGPLPEGRDDTFVIQEHHARRLHWDFRLERDGVLVSWALPKGVPDDPKTNHLAVHTEDHPLEYASFAGEIPAGEYGGGQVKIWDRGTYETEKWAEREVKIVLHGERVSGRYVLFPTKGKNWIIHRMDPPVSPDADPMPGDVRPVLPAERKRLPQRKDEYGYEFAWGGRRLIMYADRGPAQARDVNGDQARAPRGLGEALGSRRAVLDGEMTGTGADETYMIFDLLYLDGRALFDEPYERRRELLGELGLSGPRWQTAPSFDDGGAVREAAREQGLPGIVAKRLDAPYDQAKADWRLIAV
- the map gene encoding type I methionyl aminopeptidase; translation: MTTQLRPGHVSPIRSVPAEIPRPEYVGKKFPRTGEPDVKTPEIIERMRVAGRIAAQAMAEVAKNITPGVTTDELDRIGHEYMLDHGAYPSTLGYRGFPKSLCTSLNEVICHGIPDDTVVRDGDIINIDITAFKDGVHGDTDATYLVGDVDEESRLLVERTRETLARAIKAVRPGRRLNVIGRVIESYAKRFGYGVVRDFTGHGIGTTFHSGLIVPHYDDAGAATLIEPGMTFTIEPMLTLGTIEYDIWPDNWTVVTKDRKRTAQFEHTLLVTDDGAEILTLP